A window of the Cannabis sativa cultivar Pink pepper isolate KNU-18-1 chromosome X, ASM2916894v1, whole genome shotgun sequence genome harbors these coding sequences:
- the LOC115701542 gene encoding uncharacterized protein LOC115701542: MRCINKAGYAWAVSAGLNAALAAISAKLFTTQIIRYGLIILFNVTMWGCYVNSLKALSSLQATVTNFATNFLTSGLAGYFLFQEPLSFQWFAGAMLIVVGVLILSKSSIEKARRE; this comes from the exons ATGAGGTGTATCAACAAAGCAGGGTACGCCTGGGCAGTATCAGCGGGACTCAACGCAGCTCTAGCTGCCATATCCGcaaagctttttaccactcag ATAATTAGGTATGGTTTAATAATACTGTTCAATGTGACAATGTGGGGATGTTATGTAAATAGCCTTAAAGCTCTATCATCTCTTCAAGCTACGGTGACCAATTTCGCTACTAACTTCCTCACTTCTGGTCTAGCTGGATATTTTTTGTTCCAAGAACCATTATCATTTCAG TGGTTTGCAGGGGCTATGCTTATTGTAGTTGGGGTTCTCATCCTTAGTAAATCAAGCATTGAGAAGGCTAGGAGGGAGTAA
- the LOC115701560 gene encoding protein BASIC PENTACYSTEINE6 isoform X2: MDDAGHRENGRHKGDQFKPTQGQWMMQHQPTMKQIMAIMAERDAAIQERNLALSEKKAALAERDMAFLQRDAAIAERNNAMLERDNAIATLQYRENSMSNGNMSSCPPGCQISRGVKHLHHPQPHVQQMQHINEASYGNREMNTNDSLPMSADTSDAVKSRRGKRIKEPKAISPSKRAPKPPRKIKKENEELNKMTFLKSQEWKSEQSMIGEGDDDNKQLVVSKSDWKGQDLGLNQVIYDESTMPAPVCSCTGVLRQCYKWGNGGWQSSCCTTTMSMYPLPSVPNKRHARVGGRKMSGSAFNKLLSRLAAEGHDLSNPVDLKDNWAKHGTNRYITIK, translated from the exons ATGGATGATGCGGGGCATCGTGAAAACGGGAGGCACAAGGGTGATCAGTTTAAACCAACTCAGGGTCAG TGGATGATGCAACATCAGCCAACAATGAAACAGATAATGGCCATAATGGCTGAAAGAGATGCAGCTATTCAGGAAAGAAACCTGGCCCTTTCTGAGAAAAAGGCTGCCCTTGCTGAGAGAGACATGGCATTCCTCCAGCGTGATGCAGCCATCGCAGAACGAAACAATGCCATGCTGGAACGAGATAATGCCATTGCAACCCTCCAGTATAGGGAGAACTCCATGAGTAATGGTAATATGTCTTCATGTCCGCCAGGTTGCCAAATTTCACGTGGGGTGAAGCATTTGCACCACCCACAGCCGCATGTACAGCAGATGCAACACATAAATGAAGCTTCATACGGTAACAGGGAAATGAACACAAATGATTCCCTCCCAATGTCAGCAGATACTTCGGATGCTGTAAAGTCACGAAGGGGGAAGAGAATCAAGGAGCCCAAGGCAATATCACCCAGTAAGAGGGCTCCTAAACCTCcaagaaaaattaagaaagagaATGAGGAGTTAAATAAGATGACTTTTCTCAAGTCACAGGAGTGGAAGAGCGAGCAGAGTATGATTGGAGAAGGTGATGATGATAACAAACAGCTGGTTGTGTCTAAGTCCGATTGGAAAGGTCAGGACTTGGGGTTGAACCAGGTTATATATGACGAGTCAACCATGCCAGCGCCTGTATGCTCCTGCACTGGAGTTCTAAGGCAATGCTACAAGTGGGGGAACGGGGGTTGGCAGTCCTCATGTTGCACGACCACCATGTCAATGTATCCACTACCATCTGTGCCCAACAAAAGGCATGCTCGAGTTGGTGGCCGGAAAATGAGTGGGAGTGCTTTCAACAAGCTGCTTAGCCGTCTTGCTGCAGAGGGTCACGATCTTTCAAACCCTGTTGATCTCAAGGATAATTGGGCCAAGCATGGAACAAACCGTTACATCACAATCAAATAA
- the LOC115701560 gene encoding protein BASIC PENTACYSTEINE6 isoform X1: MDDAGHRENGRHKGDQFKPTQGQVSGISFQNTWMMQHQPTMKQIMAIMAERDAAIQERNLALSEKKAALAERDMAFLQRDAAIAERNNAMLERDNAIATLQYRENSMSNGNMSSCPPGCQISRGVKHLHHPQPHVQQMQHINEASYGNREMNTNDSLPMSADTSDAVKSRRGKRIKEPKAISPSKRAPKPPRKIKKENEELNKMTFLKSQEWKSEQSMIGEGDDDNKQLVVSKSDWKGQDLGLNQVIYDESTMPAPVCSCTGVLRQCYKWGNGGWQSSCCTTTMSMYPLPSVPNKRHARVGGRKMSGSAFNKLLSRLAAEGHDLSNPVDLKDNWAKHGTNRYITIK, translated from the exons ATGGATGATGCGGGGCATCGTGAAAACGGGAGGCACAAGGGTGATCAGTTTAAACCAACTCAGGGTCAGGTATCTGGAATTAGTTTTCAGAACACA TGGATGATGCAACATCAGCCAACAATGAAACAGATAATGGCCATAATGGCTGAAAGAGATGCAGCTATTCAGGAAAGAAACCTGGCCCTTTCTGAGAAAAAGGCTGCCCTTGCTGAGAGAGACATGGCATTCCTCCAGCGTGATGCAGCCATCGCAGAACGAAACAATGCCATGCTGGAACGAGATAATGCCATTGCAACCCTCCAGTATAGGGAGAACTCCATGAGTAATGGTAATATGTCTTCATGTCCGCCAGGTTGCCAAATTTCACGTGGGGTGAAGCATTTGCACCACCCACAGCCGCATGTACAGCAGATGCAACACATAAATGAAGCTTCATACGGTAACAGGGAAATGAACACAAATGATTCCCTCCCAATGTCAGCAGATACTTCGGATGCTGTAAAGTCACGAAGGGGGAAGAGAATCAAGGAGCCCAAGGCAATATCACCCAGTAAGAGGGCTCCTAAACCTCcaagaaaaattaagaaagagaATGAGGAGTTAAATAAGATGACTTTTCTCAAGTCACAGGAGTGGAAGAGCGAGCAGAGTATGATTGGAGAAGGTGATGATGATAACAAACAGCTGGTTGTGTCTAAGTCCGATTGGAAAGGTCAGGACTTGGGGTTGAACCAGGTTATATATGACGAGTCAACCATGCCAGCGCCTGTATGCTCCTGCACTGGAGTTCTAAGGCAATGCTACAAGTGGGGGAACGGGGGTTGGCAGTCCTCATGTTGCACGACCACCATGTCAATGTATCCACTACCATCTGTGCCCAACAAAAGGCATGCTCGAGTTGGTGGCCGGAAAATGAGTGGGAGTGCTTTCAACAAGCTGCTTAGCCGTCTTGCTGCAGAGGGTCACGATCTTTCAAACCCTGTTGATCTCAAGGATAATTGGGCCAAGCATGGAACAAACCGTTACATCACAATCAAATAA
- the LOC115701603 gene encoding bZIP transcription factor 29: MEGTSETMQRPNNSAFGFGTSQMGILPLNQLSPNLSPDSSKRPGIPPSHPNNPMIHSLPYSKGTGVRSGNWQSTPPPPQNTSPGPSHNRSLSQPSFFSLDSLPPLSPSPHREPSHSSLSDPASNDVTMEENVVNSNSQSLPSPVNRGGAFRAGESLPPRKGHRRSSSDILLGFSAMIQSSPQLIPISSRGVLDGAVSGRENQNQLVKQEHSKDNGNNTGNGMESKRSEGEIADDLFSAYMNLENIDKVNSPGTEDKDFDSRASGSKTNGCESSDNEVESSINANPNSISGSSSGFGNGKREGVKRAAPGDIAPTSRHYRSLSMDSYMGSLQFDDESLKLLPLGTGAGLQSPNSLADGNSAKFGMEFPNGEFNAVELKKIMESEKLTEIALSDPKRAKRILANRQSAARSKERRSRYISELEHKVQTLQTEATTLSAQVTKLQRDSVGLTSQNSELKFRVQAMEQQAQLKDALNDALRAEVQRLKLTAAELSGEAHLSNCMAQQLSINQQMYQMQHRQTVQLNLYQMQQQQQHNEMSSQPCSGEVTEHESSK; encoded by the exons ATGGAGGGTACTAGTGAAACTATGCAACGGCCTAATAATTCTGCATTTGGTTTTGGGACATCTCAAATGGGGATTCTTCCTTTGAATCAATTATCGCCTAACTTGAGTCCTGATAGCAGTAAGAGACCTGGTATACCCCCTTCGCACCCCAATAATCCGATGATTCATTCACTGCCTTATTCGAAGGGTACAGGGGTTCGATCGGGAAACTGGCAATcgactcctcctcctcctcagaATACGAGTCCAGGGCCGTCTCATAACAGGTCTTTGTCTCAGCCTTCGTTTTTTTCGCTTGACTCCTTGCCCCCACTAAGCCCTTCGCCTCATCGTGAGCCCTCGCATTCCTCACTGTCTGACCCAGCTTCGAATGATGTTACCATGgaggaaaatgttgtgaattCCAATTCCCAGTCGCTCCCTTCCCCTGTTAACCGAGGGGGTGCGTTTCGGGCAGGTGAGAGCCTTCCTCCTCGGAAGGGTCATAGGCGTTCCAGTAGTGATATTCTATTGGGATTTTCTGCTATGATTCAGTCTTCGCCTCAATTGATTCCCATTTCTAGTCGGGGAGTTCTGGACGGAGCTGTTTCTGGTAGAGAGAACCAGAATCAGTTGGTGAAACAGGAGCATAGTAAGGATAATGGTAACAATACTGGCAACGGTATGGAGAGTAAAAGATCTGAGGGGGAGATTGCCGATGACTTGTTTAGTGCATATATGAACTTGGAAAACATCGACAAAGTGAACTCTCCTGGTACTGAGGATAAGGATTTTGACAGCAGAGCAAGCGGCTCGAAGACAAATGGATGTGAAAGCAGTGATAATGAAGTGGAAAGTAGTATTAACGCGAATCCAAACAGCATTTCGGGGTCAAGTTCTGGTTTCGGAAATGGGAAGAGGGAAGGAGTGAAGAGAGCTGCTCCTGGAGATATTGCGCCTACTTCCAGGCACTATAGAAGTCTTTCCATGGATAGTTATATGGGAAGTTTGCAATTTGATGATGAATCATTGAAGCTTCTTCCACTGGGTACTGGGGCTGGTCTGCAATCACCTAACAGTTTGGCTGATGGTAACTCGGCTAAGTTTGGTATGGAGTTTCCAAATGGCGAATTCAATGCGGTTGAGCTGAAAAAGATTATGGAAAGTGAAAAACTTACTGAGATAGCTTTATCAGATCCCAAACGAGCAAAGAG GATCTTGGCTAATCGACAATCAGCTGCTCGTTCAAAGGAGCGGAGGTCACGTTATATTTCGGAACTGGAACATAAAGTTCAAACCCTGCAGACAGAAGCGACTACTTTGTCTGCTCAGGTTACAAAGTTGCAG AGAGATTCTGTGGGTCTTACGAGTCAAAACAGTGAGTTGAAATTTCGTGTTCAAGCTATGGAGCAACAAGCACAGTTGAAAGATG CTTTAAACGATGCCCTCAGAGCTGAAGTCCAGCGTCTAAAGCTTACAGCTGCAGAGCTTAGCGGTGAAGCTCATCTCTCGAATTGCATGGCTCAGCAGCTTTCAATAAATCAACAAATGTACCAGATGCAGCACCGGCAGACGGTCCAGCTGAATCTTTATCAGATGCAACAACAGCAGCAGCACAATGAGATGTCTTCTCAGCCGTGTAGTGGAGAGGTTACTGAGCATGAGTCTAGCAAATAG
- the LOC115701634 gene encoding uncharacterized protein LOC115701634 isoform X1, which translates to MSTVEVEKKVEKEAEKGGELLFCGGTSWDTVGRKKGPVEGNLVSPTRLRPLLNVNIRFVASGCASCHCVALDVEGRCYTWGRNEKGQLGHGDKIQRDRPTVVSELSKYKIVQASAGRSHTVVVTDDGQSLAFGWNKHGQLGTGSVRNEFESSPVRCQVSDVKSTACGADFTVWLSSVEGASILTAGLPQYGQLGHGTDNEYNTKDSSVKLAYEAQPRPKPIASLSGETIIKVACGTNHTVAVDANGHVYTWGYGGYGRLGHREQKDEWAPRRVDTFQRQNVLPPDAIISAGSVNCACTAAGGQLYMWGKLKTTGDDWMYPKPLMDLSGWNLRCMDSGNMHHFVGADHSCISWGHAQNGELGYGPMGQKSSAVPKKVDILEGMHVISVACGLSHSMVVVDRTNVADQLSQLDIYDGKAFGEAGIEEPPTQTIAAKPAAKKKSAGKASESAKKRKNAKESSDEDEEDDDDGSDDDEDSDNSDGLVNGYSHKGKRGGKVSGGGRGAQKAPATAGEKRGRGRPPSADKSSKAAPAAQGKTGTGKRGRPRRS; encoded by the exons ATGTCAACGGTCGAAGTGGAGAAGAAGGTTGAGAAAGAGGCAGAGAAGGGTGGAGAGCTTTTATTCTGCGGCGGTACGTCATGGGACACGGTTGGTCGGAAAAAGGGACCTGTTGAAGGCAATTTGGTCTCTCCTACTCGACTTCGACCTCTCCTCAATGTCAACATCCGTTTTGTTGCCTCTGGTTGTG CATCTTGTCATTGTGTGGCGTTGGATGTTGAAGGGCGTTGCTATACTTGGGGACGCAATGAG AAAGGGCAACTGGGCCATGGTGATAAGATCCAGCGTGATAGACCAACTGTGGTGTCTGAACTATCAAA GTACAAAATCGTTCAAGCTTCAGCAGGGAGGAGTCACACAGTTGTAGTTACTGACGATGGACAGTCCCTAGCCTTTGGCTGGAACAAGCATGGGCAGCTGGGAACAGGTTCTGTTAGAAATG AATTTGAATCATCTCCAGTTCGTTGTCAAGTGTCTGATGTGAAAAGTACTGCATGTGGGGCTGATTTCACCGTTTGGTTATCTTCGGTTGAAGGAGCTTCTATACT GACTGCGGGCCTTCCACAGTATGGGCAACTTGGGCATGGGACTGACAATGAG TACAATACTAAAGATAGCTCAGTGAAGCTTGCTTATGAAGCCCAACCTCGCCCTAAACCAATAGCTTCGCTTTCTGGTGAAACCATCATTAAGGTTGCATGTGGAACAAACCATACAG TCGCTGTGGATGCAAATGGTCACGTTTACAC GTGGGGATATGGTGGTTACGGAAg ACTTGGACATCGAGAACAGAAGGATGAGTGGGCGCCTCGCCGTGTAGACACGTTCCAGAGGCAAAATGTTTTACCTCCTGATGCAATTATATCTGCCGGTTCCGTTAATTGTGCATGCACTGCTG cTGGAGGCCAATTATATATGTGGGGAAAATTAAAGACTACAGGCGATGATTGGATGTATCCTAAACCACTCATGGATCTAAG TGGCTGGAATTTACGTTGCATGGATTCTGGTAATATGCACCACTTTGTTGGAGCTGATCATTCCTGCATAAGTTGGGGTCATGCTCAGAACGGAGAGCTGGGATATGGTCCCATGGGTCAGAA ATCTTCTGCAGTGCCAAAAAAGGTGGACATTCTTGAGGGTATGCATGTTATCAG TGTTGCATGTGGTTTGAGTCACTCAATGGTTGTAGTTGATAGAACAAATGTTGCCGACCAACTATCGCAG CTTGATATATATGATGGCAAGGCTTTTGGTGAAG CAGGGATTGAAGAACCTCCAACCCAAACTATAGCTGCAAAGCCAGCTGCAAAAAAGAAGAGTGCAGGCAAGGCATCTGAGAGCGCCAAGAAGAGGAAGAATGCAAAAGAATCATCTGACGAAGATGAGGAAGACGACGACGATGGtagtgatgatgatgaagacagTGATAACAGTGATGGCTTAGTCAATGGCTATAGTCATAAAGGAAAACGGGGTGGGAAGGTTTCTGGGGGAGGTCGAGGTGCTCAAAAAGCACCAGCGACTGCAGGAGAAAAGCGAGGCCGAGGCCGTCCTCCTTCAGCAGACAAAAGCTCTAAAGCAGCACCTGCAGCTCAGGGGAAAACTGGAACTGGCAAAAGAGGAAGGCCACGCAGATCATAA
- the LOC115701634 gene encoding uncharacterized protein LOC115701634 isoform X2, with protein sequence MSTVEVEKKVEKEAEKGGELLFCGGTSWDTVGRKKGPVEGNLVSPTRLRPLLNVNIRFVASGCASCHCVALDVEGRCYTWGRNEKGQLGHGDKIQRDRPTVVSELSKYKIVQASAGRSHTVVVTDDGQSLAFGWNKHGQLGTGSVRNEFESSPVRCQVSDVKSTACGADFTVWLSSVEGASILTAGLPQYGQLGHGTDNEYNTKDSSVKLAYEAQPRPKPIASLSGETIIKVACGTNHTVAVDANGHVYTWGYGGYGRLGHREQKDEWAPRRVDTFQRQNVLPPDAIISAGSVNCACTAAGGQLYMWGKLKTTGDDWMYPKPLMDLSGWNLRCMDSGNMHHFVGADHSCISWGHAQNGELGYGPMGQKSSAVPKKVDILEGMHVISVACGLSHSMVVVDRTNVADQLSQLDIYDGKAFGEGIEEPPTQTIAAKPAAKKKSAGKASESAKKRKNAKESSDEDEEDDDDGSDDDEDSDNSDGLVNGYSHKGKRGGKVSGGGRGAQKAPATAGEKRGRGRPPSADKSSKAAPAAQGKTGTGKRGRPRRS encoded by the exons ATGTCAACGGTCGAAGTGGAGAAGAAGGTTGAGAAAGAGGCAGAGAAGGGTGGAGAGCTTTTATTCTGCGGCGGTACGTCATGGGACACGGTTGGTCGGAAAAAGGGACCTGTTGAAGGCAATTTGGTCTCTCCTACTCGACTTCGACCTCTCCTCAATGTCAACATCCGTTTTGTTGCCTCTGGTTGTG CATCTTGTCATTGTGTGGCGTTGGATGTTGAAGGGCGTTGCTATACTTGGGGACGCAATGAG AAAGGGCAACTGGGCCATGGTGATAAGATCCAGCGTGATAGACCAACTGTGGTGTCTGAACTATCAAA GTACAAAATCGTTCAAGCTTCAGCAGGGAGGAGTCACACAGTTGTAGTTACTGACGATGGACAGTCCCTAGCCTTTGGCTGGAACAAGCATGGGCAGCTGGGAACAGGTTCTGTTAGAAATG AATTTGAATCATCTCCAGTTCGTTGTCAAGTGTCTGATGTGAAAAGTACTGCATGTGGGGCTGATTTCACCGTTTGGTTATCTTCGGTTGAAGGAGCTTCTATACT GACTGCGGGCCTTCCACAGTATGGGCAACTTGGGCATGGGACTGACAATGAG TACAATACTAAAGATAGCTCAGTGAAGCTTGCTTATGAAGCCCAACCTCGCCCTAAACCAATAGCTTCGCTTTCTGGTGAAACCATCATTAAGGTTGCATGTGGAACAAACCATACAG TCGCTGTGGATGCAAATGGTCACGTTTACAC GTGGGGATATGGTGGTTACGGAAg ACTTGGACATCGAGAACAGAAGGATGAGTGGGCGCCTCGCCGTGTAGACACGTTCCAGAGGCAAAATGTTTTACCTCCTGATGCAATTATATCTGCCGGTTCCGTTAATTGTGCATGCACTGCTG cTGGAGGCCAATTATATATGTGGGGAAAATTAAAGACTACAGGCGATGATTGGATGTATCCTAAACCACTCATGGATCTAAG TGGCTGGAATTTACGTTGCATGGATTCTGGTAATATGCACCACTTTGTTGGAGCTGATCATTCCTGCATAAGTTGGGGTCATGCTCAGAACGGAGAGCTGGGATATGGTCCCATGGGTCAGAA ATCTTCTGCAGTGCCAAAAAAGGTGGACATTCTTGAGGGTATGCATGTTATCAG TGTTGCATGTGGTTTGAGTCACTCAATGGTTGTAGTTGATAGAACAAATGTTGCCGACCAACTATCGCAG CTTGATATATATGATGGCAAGGCTTTTGGTGAAG GGATTGAAGAACCTCCAACCCAAACTATAGCTGCAAAGCCAGCTGCAAAAAAGAAGAGTGCAGGCAAGGCATCTGAGAGCGCCAAGAAGAGGAAGAATGCAAAAGAATCATCTGACGAAGATGAGGAAGACGACGACGATGGtagtgatgatgatgaagacagTGATAACAGTGATGGCTTAGTCAATGGCTATAGTCATAAAGGAAAACGGGGTGGGAAGGTTTCTGGGGGAGGTCGAGGTGCTCAAAAAGCACCAGCGACTGCAGGAGAAAAGCGAGGCCGAGGCCGTCCTCCTTCAGCAGACAAAAGCTCTAAAGCAGCACCTGCAGCTCAGGGGAAAACTGGAACTGGCAAAAGAGGAAGGCCACGCAGATCATAA